One Halalkalicoccus tibetensis genomic region harbors:
- a CDS encoding NADP-dependent oxidoreductase: MSDTNRQWILASRPEGKPTEDDFELAEGEVPEPDANEVLVRMRYLSVDPYMRGRMRDEESYADPWEVGEPMRAGVVGEVEESNHDAFEAGDVVTGNLKWAERSLALGGELTPVDPDLAPISTALGVLGMPGRTAYFGTLEVAEPRPGDTMVVSGAAGAVGSVVGQIARMAGARVVGIAGSDRKCDWLTDDLGFDAAVNYKEEDVREALSSACPNGIDAYFDNVGGEITDAVFANLNVDARVAVCGQISLYNAEELPTGPRKLGTLIEKRARVEGFLVGDFAPRFGAATERLGQWVSEGELRYEETITEGFENAPAAFIGLFEGENVGKQLVELD, encoded by the coding sequence ATGAGCGATACCAATCGACAGTGGATCCTGGCGAGCCGGCCCGAGGGGAAGCCGACCGAGGACGACTTCGAGCTCGCCGAAGGGGAGGTGCCCGAGCCCGACGCCAACGAGGTGCTCGTGCGCATGCGCTACCTCTCGGTTGATCCCTACATGCGCGGGCGGATGCGCGACGAGGAGTCCTACGCCGACCCGTGGGAGGTCGGCGAGCCCATGCGGGCGGGCGTCGTCGGCGAGGTCGAAGAGTCGAACCACGACGCGTTCGAGGCGGGCGACGTCGTCACCGGCAACCTGAAGTGGGCCGAGCGCTCGCTGGCCCTCGGGGGCGAGCTGACGCCGGTCGACCCGGATCTCGCGCCGATCTCGACGGCGCTGGGAGTACTGGGAATGCCCGGTCGGACGGCCTACTTCGGGACCCTGGAGGTCGCCGAGCCGAGGCCGGGCGACACGATGGTCGTCTCGGGGGCCGCGGGCGCGGTCGGCTCCGTCGTCGGCCAGATCGCCCGGATGGCGGGCGCCCGCGTCGTCGGCATCGCCGGCTCCGATCGAAAATGCGACTGGCTGACCGACGATCTGGGCTTCGACGCGGCGGTGAACTACAAGGAGGAGGACGTCCGCGAGGCGCTCTCGTCGGCCTGTCCGAACGGGATCGACGCCTACTTCGACAACGTGGGCGGGGAGATCACCGACGCGGTCTTCGCGAACCTGAACGTCGACGCCCGGGTGGCGGTCTGCGGGCAGATCTCGCTGTACAACGCCGAGGAGCTCCCGACCGGTCCGCGCAAGCTCGGCACCCTGATCGAGAAGCGCGCCCGGGTCGAGGGCTTTCTCGTCGGCGATTTCGCACCCCGGTTCGGGGCCGCGACCGAGCGCCTCGGCCAGTGGGTAAGCGAGGGCGAACTTCGGTACGAGGAGACGATCACCGAGGGGTTCGAGAACGCGCCCGCCGCCTTCATCGGGCTGTTCGAGGGCGAGAACGTCGGCAAACAGCTCGTGGAACTGGACTGA
- a CDS encoding FAD-dependent oxidoreductase — MDTTVLVIGGGATGAGTARDLAMRGVDVALVERGDFAGGTSGRSHGLLHSGARYVPGDREGAEECIAENRVLKRIAPHCVSDTGGLFVQVSGDDPEFFEEKRAACEELGIGTEELSAEQAREEVPDLADDVERALRVPDAVIHPTRLTVANAADAREHGATLLPNTEVRDLLVEDGTVRGAVVDDGSGERELRAEHVVNATGAWAGELAAMAGVEMEMAPSSGVMVAVEYDGLDTVLNRARPAADGDIVVPHDEQVVLGTTSVDVDDPDEFERDDREIDRMFEECGAMLSGLDPDRIDRVYWGVRPLYSADRERHAGRQISRGFYLLDHDERDGVSGFSSIVGGKLTTYRAMAEATADHVAERVGREGECSTAEEPLVGHDAPGRIDELVAEFEANNPADSDVIGSP, encoded by the coding sequence ATGGACACGACGGTCCTCGTGATCGGCGGTGGGGCGACGGGCGCGGGCACGGCGCGCGACCTCGCGATGCGTGGGGTCGACGTCGCGCTGGTCGAGCGCGGCGACTTCGCGGGCGGGACCAGCGGGCGTTCCCACGGCCTGCTGCACAGCGGCGCGCGCTACGTCCCCGGCGACCGCGAGGGCGCCGAGGAGTGCATCGCGGAGAACAGGGTGTTGAAACGGATCGCCCCCCACTGCGTCAGCGATACTGGAGGACTCTTCGTCCAAGTCTCGGGCGACGACCCCGAGTTCTTCGAGGAGAAGCGCGCGGCCTGCGAGGAGCTCGGGATCGGGACCGAGGAGCTCTCCGCCGAGCAGGCGCGCGAGGAGGTCCCCGACCTCGCCGACGACGTCGAGCGGGCGCTTCGCGTGCCCGACGCGGTGATCCACCCCACGCGGCTGACGGTCGCGAACGCCGCCGACGCACGCGAGCACGGGGCGACCCTGCTGCCGAACACGGAGGTAAGGGACCTGCTGGTCGAGGACGGCACGGTCCGGGGTGCGGTCGTCGACGACGGGTCGGGAGAGCGCGAGCTGCGCGCCGAGCACGTCGTCAACGCCACCGGGGCGTGGGCCGGGGAGCTCGCGGCGATGGCGGGCGTCGAGATGGAGATGGCACCCTCCAGCGGCGTGATGGTCGCCGTCGAGTACGACGGGCTCGATACGGTGCTCAACCGCGCCCGGCCCGCGGCCGACGGCGACATCGTGGTCCCACACGACGAGCAGGTCGTGCTGGGGACGACCAGCGTCGATGTCGACGACCCCGACGAGTTCGAGCGCGACGATAGGGAGATCGACCGGATGTTCGAGGAGTGTGGCGCCATGCTCTCGGGGCTCGATCCCGACCGGATCGACCGGGTCTACTGGGGGGTCCGTCCGCTCTACAGCGCCGACCGCGAGCGCCACGCGGGCCGGCAGATCTCGCGGGGCTTCTACCTGCTCGATCACGACGAGCGCGACGGCGTTTCGGGTTTCTCGAGCATCGTCGGCGGGAAGCTCACGACCTACCGGGCGATGGCCGAGGCGACGGCCGACCACGTCGCCGAGCGGGTGGGCCGCGAGGGGGAGTGTTCCACCGCCGAAGAGCCGCTCGTGGGCCACGACGCTCCGGGGAGGATCGACGAACTGGTGGCGGAGTTCGAGGCCAACAACCCCGCCGACTCGGACGTCATCGGCAGCCCGTAG
- a CDS encoding nitroreductase family protein, with product METREVIESRKSVHDYADEPLDDDTIESIFEATRYTPSGYNLQPWEFLLVREEGNRERLQECAGGQEHVTDAPAAVVVLGNLDPAAHAERTFDDWVEKGYLPNDDARDDLVETIEEWRDWPEEERRVWTTRSTALAAMTLMYAAWDEGVATCPMEGFDREALIEEFDLEGYEPVMVLTMGYPAEGADAIEGDRKLRRPVEEILHKESFDAE from the coding sequence ATGGAGACACGCGAGGTCATCGAGAGCCGCAAATCGGTCCACGACTACGCCGACGAGCCGCTCGACGACGACACGATCGAGTCGATCTTCGAGGCGACCCGCTACACTCCCTCGGGTTACAACCTCCAGCCCTGGGAGTTCCTGCTGGTGCGCGAGGAGGGGAACCGCGAGCGCCTGCAGGAGTGTGCCGGCGGGCAGGAACACGTCACCGACGCGCCCGCCGCGGTGGTCGTGCTGGGCAACCTCGACCCCGCGGCCCACGCCGAGCGCACCTTCGACGACTGGGTCGAGAAGGGGTACCTGCCCAACGACGACGCGCGCGACGACCTGGTCGAGACCATCGAGGAGTGGCGCGACTGGCCCGAGGAGGAGCGGCGCGTCTGGACCACTCGGAGCACGGCGCTGGCGGCGATGACGCTGATGTACGCCGCGTGGGACGAGGGCGTCGCGACCTGCCCGATGGAGGGGTTCGACCGGGAGGCGCTGATCGAGGAGTTCGACCTCGAGGGCTACGAGCCCGTGATGGTGCTGACGATGGGCTACCCCGCCGAGGGCGCCGACGCCATCGAGGGCGACCGGAAGCTGCGCCGCCCTGTCGAGGAGATCCTCCACAAGGAGTCGTTCGACGCCGAGTGA
- a CDS encoding metal-dependent hydrolase: protein MWPWEHVIVGYVAYSLFSHLVYREGPSGGAALAVVFASLLPDLIDKPLAWQFGVFPGGYSIGHSVFVAVPVSILVGVLAHRYGRPRVGLAFGVGYLLHLPSDLLPTYVREGWVPYERILWPLEQAEGEHGHGLLEGFLGTALPYAYQIVTLDLSPYLLFQLGLMGCAFLLWVYDGMPILREAVVGTHRRVAGSESP from the coding sequence ATGTGGCCATGGGAACACGTGATCGTCGGCTACGTCGCCTACTCACTGTTCAGCCACCTCGTGTATCGCGAGGGGCCGAGCGGGGGAGCGGCGCTGGCGGTGGTGTTCGCGTCGCTGCTGCCGGACCTGATCGACAAGCCGCTGGCCTGGCAGTTCGGGGTCTTCCCCGGCGGCTACTCGATCGGGCACTCGGTGTTCGTCGCGGTGCCGGTCTCGATCCTCGTCGGCGTCCTCGCCCACCGGTACGGCCGTCCGCGCGTCGGGCTCGCCTTCGGGGTCGGCTACCTGCTACACCTGCCGAGCGACCTCCTGCCGACGTACGTCCGGGAGGGATGGGTGCCGTACGAGCGGATCCTCTGGCCGCTCGAACAGGCCGAGGGCGAGCACGGCCACGGGCTGCTCGAGGGCTTTCTGGGTACCGCCCTCCCCTACGCCTACCAGATCGTGACGCTCGATCTGTCGCCGTATCTGCTCTTCCAGCTCGGGCTAATGGGTTGTGCGTTCCTGCTGTGGGTCTACGACGGGATGCCGATCCTCCGGGAGGCGGTCGTCGGCACGCATCGCCGGGTCGCGGGGTCCGAGAGCCCCTAA